One Manduca sexta isolate Smith_Timp_Sample1 chromosome 28, JHU_Msex_v1.0, whole genome shotgun sequence DNA window includes the following coding sequences:
- the LOC115446988 gene encoding HBS1-like protein, with amino-acid sequence MARHRNVRNRHYSDEYYDEDLYGNSVEEDSCLSPSDTAQWMYDRSRNQQAISHFLDSANDIQEESEDEHPNISQPALERRESTDIRSLNLDEENEAKLMSCLDALRDILGDTISENILIQSVLKHNFDYDKALDEILNNNKSKQHGVPKVEPAKPTLTIDPLKPAAVISVPKVIATNLEPKSMAIVKGFKIGLSEDSGSRPQTPRDQSPCTERAAIKTEQIEEVKTPKVKENKVDPNKQYNQERGSDKDHLYIVVIGHVDAGKSTLMGRLLCDLGEVSQKTLHKYEQESKKIGKQSFMYAWVLDETGEERVRGITMDVGRAQFETKTKHVIILDAPGHADFIPNMITGAGQADVALLVIDATRGEFESGFDLGGQTREHALLVRSLGVSQLAVAVNKLDTSNWSQERFNEITKKLKSFLKQAGFKDSDVTYVPCSGLTGENLIKPPNEPELLQWYNGPCLLDVIDNFNVPERPVSKPLRMSVNDVFKGTGSGFCVSGRIENGMLSKGDKVLICPTKEMAEVRSISLNDLSSNVGFAGDQVVATISGVEMQNVSVGCVLSDPIQQVPVTSRFEARIVVFNVKVPITKGFPVLIHHQSLVESANIVKLKALLNKSTGELIKKKPRCLGNNSVAVVEIEVCRPICVERYKDVKELGRVMLRVAGVTIAAGLVTDIVTT; translated from the coding sequence ATGGCCCGTCATAGAAACGTGAGGAACAGACATTACTCGGATGAATATTACGATGAAGATCTTTATGGAAATTCTGTAGAGGAGGACAGCTGTTTGTCACCGAGTGATACAGCGCAGTGGATGTACGATAGGTCTCGAAACCAGCAAGCAATATCTCATTTCTTAGATAGTGCCAATGATATCCAAGAGGAATCAGAGGATGAACACCCGAATATTTCACAGCCGGCACTGGAAAGACGGGAGTCCACTGACATTCGCAGTCTCAATTTAGATGAAGAAAATGAGGCGAAGCTTATGTCTTGTTTAGATGCACTACGAGATATACTAGGTGATACGATTTCAGAGAATATACTCATACAATctgtattaaaacataattttgattatgACAAAGCTCttgatgaaatattaaataacaacaaGAGTAAACAACATGGCGTCCCAAAAGTGGAGCCAGCGAAACCTACACTCACTATTGATCCTTTAAAACCAGCAGCTGTGATTTCAGTTCCAAAAGTAATTGCCACTAATCTTGAGCCCAAAAGTATGGCAATTGTTAAAGGATTTAAAATTGGGCTTAGTGAAGATTCTGGAAGTAGGCCTCAGACTCCAAGAGATCAGTCACCATGTACAGAAAGAGCAGCTATCAAGACTGAACAAATAGAAGAAGTTAAAACGCCAAAAGTTAAAGAGAATAAGGTTGATCCCAATAAACAGTACAACCAAGAAAGAGGCTCCGATAAAGATCACTtgtatattgttgttattggTCATGTAGATGCTGGAAAGTCTACTCTAATGGGAAGGTTATTATGTGACCTTGGGGAAGTTAGCCAGAAAACGTTGCACAAATATGAACAAGAGAGCAAGAAGATTGGCAAACAGAGCTTTATGTATGCATGGGTCTTAGATGAAACTGGGGAGGAAAGGGTCAGAGGCATCACAATGGATGTTGGTAGAGCacaatttgaaacaaaaactaaacatgtTATCATTTTAGATGCACCAGGACATGCAGATTTTATACCAAACATGATAACTGGTGCAGGACAGGCTGATGTTGCTTTGTTAGTAATAGATGCAACAAGAGGAGAGTTTGAGTCAGGTTTTGATTTGGGAGGTCAGACTCGGGAACATGCTCTGCTTGTCCGATCACTTGGGGTAAGTCAGCTGGCAGTGGCTGTCAACAAGTTAGATACAAGTAATTGGTCTCAAGAAAGGTTCAATGAGattactaaaaaattaaaatcattcttGAAACAAGCTGGGTTCAAAGACTCGGATGTGACCTATGTGCCATGTTCCGGACTCACtggagaaaatttaattaaacctcCAAATGAACCAGAGTTATTGCAATGGTACAATGGGCCTTGTCTTTTAGATGTTATTGATAATTTCAATGTGCCAGAGCGACCAGTCTCTAAACCTTTGCGAATGTCCGTAAATGATGTGTTTAAGGGCACTGGGTCAGGTTTTTGTGTATCTGGACGCATAGAGAATGGTATGTTAAGTAAAGGCGATAAAGTTCTAATTTGTCCAACTAAAGAAATGGCTGAGGTCCGAAGTATAAGTCTTAATGATTTGTCCAGTAATGTTGGATTTGCTGGAGACCAAGTTGTTGCAACTATATCTGGTGTAGAAATGCAAAATGTTTCTGTGGGTTGTGTGTTAAGTGACCCCATACAACAAGTTCCAGTAACATCACGGTTTGAAGCTCGAATTGTCGTGTTTAACGTTAAAGTACCAATCACAAAAGGATTTCCTGTTCTCATTCATCATCAGTCTTTAGTAGAGTCAGCAAATATCGTCAAATTGAAGGCTTTATTAAATAAGAGTACTGGCGAATTGATAAAGAAGAAACCTCGTTGCCTAGGCAACAATTCGGTTGCGGTAGTTGAGATAGAAGTGTGCAGACCGATCTGTGTGGAGCGATACAAAGACGTGAAGGAACTGGGGCGTGTCATGTTACGTGTGGCCGGCGTCACTATAGCTGCGGGGCTCGTCACTGACATTGTTACAACTTGA